The sequence CGGGGCGCTGCACCGGGACCTGCGGACCTATATCCGGAAACGTCCGGGCAGGGCGGGAGTGATGGTGACGGACCTGCGGACGGGGAGGTCGTTCGGCGAGAACGACGGCGGCCGGTTCGTCACCGCCAGCATCATGAAGGTCGACATTCTGGCGAGCCTCCTCCTGCAGCGGCAGCGCGACGGCCGGGGGCTGACCGGTGCCGAGCGTGCGCTGGCCGGGACGATGATCAGGGAGAGCGACAACACGGCGGCGGACGTCCTGTACGCCGAGGCCGGGTACGGTCCCGGCGTCGCCAGAGCGAACAGGACGTTCGGGCTGAAGCACACGAAGCCGTTCCCCACCTCGTGGGGTTCGTCCGTGACGAGCCCGACCGACCAGGTGCGGCTGCTGACGAACCTGGTGTCGGACAGGAGCCCGTTGAAGGCGCGCGGACGCCGGTACGTCCTCGGCCTGATGGGCTCCGTACTGGACGAGCAGGCGTGGGGCATCAGCGCGGCGGCGCGTCCGGGAGAGAGGGTGGCGCTGAAGAACGGCTGGGTGCCGCTCCGCTTCCAGGGGCACGGCTGGGCGGTCAACAGCATCGGCCGCGTCAGCGGGCGCGACCACGACTTCCTCATCGCGGTGTGCAGCAGCGGCAACCCGACGATGGAGACGGGGGTGTCCACCGTCGAACACGTCGCCGACATGGTCGTCGACGGCTTGCGCGCGGCGGGGCCGTGAGCGGGTTCGTGCGGTGGGAGGGCGTCTGGAAAGGCGCCGGCTCGGGGAAACGGGCACCCGAAGAGACGGGGCTCAGGAATCGGGGGAACGTCGCGGTTCCGGACCGGGCGGCGGGCCGGCCGCCCAGCGTACGCCGGGAACCTCAGCGGTGCAGCGGTCGGGTGAGCTTCTTGCCGTCGGCGGCGGCCACGGCGACGCAGGTGACGGTGCGGTCACCGGACTTCCACGAGTCGGCCGTCGGGTAGTAGTAGGAGTTCGCGATGCCCCGCGCGGCGGGGTCGCGGTTGATCCGTGCCTGCGTGCGGAGCTTGCACCCGTTCGAGGCGAGCTGCTGGAGCCGCGCCTCGGGCGGGATGACGAACCCCTTCACCCGGAAGACGGCCGTCACCTCGCCGTCATGCGGTCCCGTACAGGGGACGATCTTGACGCTCTCCACCTCGACCGGTTCCTCGGTCGCGGAGCTGGTGGCGCCGGAGTTGTCGTTGATGCAGTCGCCGACCTTCATCTTCTTGGCGTCCACCTCCTTGGGCTTGGTCTGGGTGACCTTGGGCGTCGCCCCGGCGCCGTCGGACGAGCCGTCCCCGCTCAGCACGAAGCCGACGATGCCGCCCACGATCCACAGGCAGGACAGAACGATCCCCGCGATCGCGAGGCCGCGGCCCTTGCCGCCCTTCTTCGCGATCTGGCTGAGGGAGACGGCTCCGAGGATGAGGCCGACGACACCGAGGCATCCGAGGAGGCCGGTCACGAACGCGGCGATCGCCAGCCCGTTGGTCTTGTCGGCGTTGGATCCGTACGGGGAGCCGGGGCCGTGCTCGCCGGGCATCGGCGGGGGCGGGGACGGATAGGGGGCCTGGGGACCCGGCTGCGCGGGTCCGGGTGGGGGATAGGTCATGACGAGCGACTGTTCCACACCGGAGGGCGCCCGTGATCACGCTGGACGGGACCCGCGGATTACAATTCGCTCACGACTGCAGTGAAAACGTTTACTCCGGGGCCTCGCCGGGGGTGGGATTCGCCCCGCTAGACGAGGCGGCGGGCGGCGGCCCAGCGCGACAGCTCGTGCCGGTTCGACAGCTGCAGTTTCCGCAGGACGCTGCTGACGTGCGTCTCCACCGTCTTCACCGAGATGAACAGCTCCTTGGCGATCTCCTTGTAGGCGTAGCCGCGCGCGATCAGCCGCAGCACATCGCGCTCCCGCTGGGTGATCTGGTCCAGTTCCGGGTCGACGGCCGGGACGTCCGTGGCGGCGAACGCGTCCAGGACGAAACCGGCGAGACGCGGCGAGAAGACCGCGTCTCCGTCGGCGACCCGGCCGATCGCGTCCGTCAGCTCGGGACCGGAGATCGTCTTGGTGACGTAGCCGCGGGCCCCGCCCCGGACGACGCCGATCACGTCCTCCGCCGCGTCCGACACCGACAGCGCGAGGAACTTGGACGAGACGGCGCCGTGCAGCCGCCGCAGCACCTCGATCCCGCCGCCGCCGGGCAGGTGGACGTCCAGCAGCACCACGTCCGGCTGCGTCCCGCGGATCACCGCGACCGCCTCGTCGACGTCGCCGGCCTCCCCGACGATCTCGACGCCGCCGCCCAGCTCCGCCTTCACGCCGGTCCGGAACATCTGGTGGTCGTCGACCAGCACGACCCTCTTCAACGTTTCGCTCATGTCCACGTCCCGCTCATGTCAACGCCTCACTCCGCCCTGCTCCTCGGGGACGCCCCGGCGGCCGCGCTCACGACTTCTTGATCTCCAGGCGCACTTCGGTGCCCTCGCCCGGCGCCGTGCGGACGGTGGCCTTGCCGCCGTTGCGCTCCATACGTCCGATGATGGACCCTCGCACGCCCATCCGGTCCTCCGGGACCTGGTCGAGAACGAATCCCTTGCCCCGGTCGCGGACGAAGATGGCGATCTCGTCGCCCTCCACCTCGGCGTACACCGACACCGAGGGCGCCTCCGCGTACTTGGCGGCGTTCACCATCGCCTCCCGCGCGGCCTGCAGCGCGGCGCCGAGCCGCTCGTCCAGCGCCGTGTCGCCCACGCAGACGACCTCGATCGGGACGTTGTGGTCGTCCTCGACCTCTCCGGCCGCCTCCCTGATCGCGGCGGCGAACGTCTGGTCGGGGTCGGCGCGCGGCTGGTAGAGCCATGTCCGCAGCGTCCGCTCCTGGGAGCGGGCGAGCCGCTGCACCTCGCGGGTGTCCTGTGCGTTCCGCTGGATGAGGGTCAGCGTGTGCAGGACGGAGTCGTGGATGTGCGCGGCCAGCTCGGCGCGCTCCTGGGACCGGATGCGCTCCTGCCGCTCGGCATCGAGGTCCTGCCAGAGCCGCACCACCCACGGCGTCATGATCACCGCGACGCCGGTGAGGATGATCAGCATCGCGATGACCACGGACCGCGCCTGGTCGGCCTCCACCTTCTGCGCCACGAAACCGCCGATGCCGCCGACGACGAGGAGCAGGCCGAGCAGGCTGCGCAGCCACCGCTGGCGCAGCGGCAGCGTCCAGCGCTGCCGCTGGTCGCGGTCGGCCTGCTGCCACAGGATCGCGGCGCCGACGCCGCCGACGATGAAGGGCCACAGCGCCCACCGGACGACCCCGGCCGCGCCCCACGGCAGGGCCGCGAGCCCGAGCGCGACGGCCGCGTAGGCGAGCAGCTGGCCCCAGTCCCGGCCGCGCCGCCGCCCGCCCGCCTCGGCCGATGCCCTCTCCTGGACGGGGACGAGGATCCAGAGCGCGGCGTAGGCGGCGACGCCCAGCCCGCTCGCCATCGTGAGCAGGACGAACGCGCTTCGCACGAGGAACACGTCCACGCCGAGGTGCACGGCCAGGCCCCGGCACACTCCGGCGACGAGCCGCCCTTCGGCCGCCCGTTCCAGCCGGGCGGGCCCGAGGGGTGTCGCGCCCACCGGTCCCGGCGGCACCGGCCGCCCCGCCGTCTCCTGGCTCACCGCCGCCCTTCCCAAGGTTCTCCCACGTCATCGATCGTCACACGCCCGGACATGATGCGCATCAGGGAACTACCCCGGACCGGTCTCAGGGTCGGAATCAGGGACGTCCCCGATACCGTGCGCCACGCGCGGCAGGCGACCATGGTCGGTATGGGCGAGAAAGAGGACCAGAACGAGGACCTGCGCGGGCGCACCGCCGACGGGCCCGGTTCGGGAGAGCACGGCATGGCAGGACCCGGTGCCGGCGAGCCCGGTGCCGGCGAGCCCGGTGCCGGCGAGCCCGGTGCCGGCGAGCCCGGTGCCGGCGAGCCCGGTGCCGGCGAGCCGGCGGCGAGCGGCTACCGGCGTCTCTCGCGGGACGCCGAGCGGAAGGTGCTCGCCGGCGTGTGCACGGGACTCGCCCGCTACACCGGCATCGACCCGGTCCTGTTCCGCGTCGGGTTCGCGATCCTCGCCCTCGCGCACGGGCAGGGGATCTTCCTCTACATCGTGGCGGCGCTGCTGATGCCGGCGAGCCCGGGCGAGTCGTCGCTGGCCGAGCAGTGGCTCAAGCGGTGGTTCGACGGGCAGGCCGTCCTCACGATCCTCGGTGCGCTGATGTGCGTGGGCGTCGCG is a genomic window of Actinomadura citrea containing:
- a CDS encoding ATP-binding protein → MSQETAGRPVPPGPVGATPLGPARLERAAEGRLVAGVCRGLAVHLGVDVFLVRSAFVLLTMASGLGVAAYAALWILVPVQERASAEAGGRRRGRDWGQLLAYAAVALGLAALPWGAAGVVRWALWPFIVGGVGAAILWQQADRDQRQRWTLPLRQRWLRSLLGLLLVVGGIGGFVAQKVEADQARSVVIAMLIILTGVAVIMTPWVVRLWQDLDAERQERIRSQERAELAAHIHDSVLHTLTLIQRNAQDTREVQRLARSQERTLRTWLYQPRADPDQTFAAAIREAAGEVEDDHNVPIEVVCVGDTALDERLGAALQAAREAMVNAAKYAEAPSVSVYAEVEGDEIAIFVRDRGKGFVLDQVPEDRMGVRGSIIGRMERNGGKATVRTAPGEGTEVRLEIKKS
- a CDS encoding DUF4190 domain-containing protein, whose amino-acid sequence is MTYPPPGPAQPGPQAPYPSPPPPMPGEHGPGSPYGSNADKTNGLAIAAFVTGLLGCLGVVGLILGAVSLSQIAKKGGKGRGLAIAGIVLSCLWIVGGIVGFVLSGDGSSDGAGATPKVTQTKPKEVDAKKMKVGDCINDNSGATSSATEEPVEVESVKIVPCTGPHDGEVTAVFRVKGFVIPPEARLQQLASNGCKLRTQARINRDPAARGIANSYYYPTADSWKSGDRTVTCVAVAAADGKKLTRPLHR
- a CDS encoding LuxR C-terminal-related transcriptional regulator encodes the protein MSETLKRVVLVDDHQMFRTGVKAELGGGVEIVGEAGDVDEAVAVIRGTQPDVVLLDVHLPGGGGIEVLRRLHGAVSSKFLALSVSDAAEDVIGVVRGGARGYVTKTISGPELTDAIGRVADGDAVFSPRLAGFVLDAFAATDVPAVDPELDQITQRERDVLRLIARGYAYKEIAKELFISVKTVETHVSSVLRKLQLSNRHELSRWAAARRLV
- a CDS encoding serine hydrolase, with amino-acid sequence MRRHLIVLALVAGSGAGSAVYWFMADGEKREGGVVASAGESAAAGRDVSAVRLALPPFDPGALHRDLRTYIRKRPGRAGVMVTDLRTGRSFGENDGGRFVTASIMKVDILASLLLQRQRDGRGLTGAERALAGTMIRESDNTAADVLYAEAGYGPGVARANRTFGLKHTKPFPTSWGSSVTSPTDQVRLLTNLVSDRSPLKARGRRYVLGLMGSVLDEQAWGISAAARPGERVALKNGWVPLRFQGHGWAVNSIGRVSGRDHDFLIAVCSSGNPTMETGVSTVEHVADMVVDGLRAAGP